From the genome of Methanofollis sp.:
TCGATCTTCGGGTTCTTCGTAAGCTGCTGCCAGATCTTTTTCAGAGTTCCGGTATGATAGTAAAACCCGCTCTCATTGGCAAACCACATCGCAAACGCCCGGACCCTGGGCTGGTCGCCGTCTATGGTCGCAATATACGTCACCGGATTTTCGTTTGCAAATTTCACGCAGTCGGAAAAGTCCATTCTTCTCCCTCGTACAGCCATACGAAGGTTCCGGCAAAAAATGTTTGCAGAAATCGTCAGGCAGAATCCGGCGGGAACGTTTCACAGGTCAACGCCCGCACATCACCGAGCCACGACTTCCGCTGCTCCTCCGTGCTGGCGACCATAACGTCGAACATCCGGCGGTGAAAAATCGGAATCCCGCAGAACGTACAGATACAATCCTTCCAGAGCCGCTGGAGGGGATCGCCGAAGATCGCAAGTTCCCTCTGCTTCGGCGTGTTGGAGGTGTTGAAGACGAGTGCTGTTTTTGCCTTGAGCAAACCGACCGAAATGCCTTCCCCGTTATCTCCTTCGCCGAATCGGTACGCCACGCCCGGCCGCAGAACCCGGTCGATCCAGCCTTTCAGGATCGAGGGGGGCATCCCCCACCAGTCCGGATGGACTACCACAAGCCCATCCGCTACAGCAATCTCTGCACAGTGCGCAGCAATGAACGGAGGGAGGGGAGCGTCGCGGGCGATCTCGTCGTACGGCAGCACCGGATCGAACGTCTCGGCATAGAGATCATGGAATGCAACGGCGTGCCCGCATTCCCTGAGGGCGGCGACGACGGTCTCCGCTATGGCGTGGTTGAAGCTCCCCCTGTGGGGGTGTGCGAGGATGACGGATATGAACACCAAAGGATTTCAGGCCATGTTCTCCCCGTTGCCTTAAAAACGTGCTGCTTCGTCCCCGGCGACTTCGAGGGGTGCTTGAAGGTATTGCTCGCCCGGTTCCAATCCCTGATTCCGGGAAAAAGATCCGTGATATTCCAGACCGCCAGGGAAAACACTCTTCGACAGTATCTATCTCTGCCGGTTGCGATCATCCCATACTAACTTCCGGACAGGGTCAAAAGAAAGCAGGCATAGGATACGCACGAAAAAGGAGGGGAGAGTGTATCAACGGACATTTTCAATCTATTTTCAGAAATAGTGTGGTGTCAATCATAGTCCTCTCTGAGAGCGATAGGATCGGCATGTCCGAGAACATAGGGATAGGATTTTTCCATACACCTACGATCAGTCCAACTCGAATCGTTGCTTTCCAGGCGATACCCCCACGTACCCGCCGGAGCACTGTACGGATACCACCCATATTCGCCGGTATCATATTCGTCCCATTTGAAGATCACATCCGTTTTATACGCATCATTTTGAGGGTCATAATCCAGAATTACCTCTGCAACGTCTGAATCCTGCATATAAGAGATCACATCCCCTATCGCGTACGCAGGTTCCTGCAAAGGTGCGGAAGTAGCGGTGGGTGTCGTTGTAGACGGCGTAGTGGGTGTCGTTGTAGACGGCGTATTACCCGGTTGAACTCCTAGAGACGAAGACGGTTCTGGTTCGGAGTACACGACTTCGGCGTTATCCGCAAAAGCAACCCTCAAAACGTCCCACCCATCAGATAGGTCATCGGGATTCACAGAAAGATGGATCTTAACGGTTTCTCCAGGCCCTAACGCATCGACAAAATCCCGGTCCAGCATTAAATCCTCATTCTGAGAGTTATTCAGCGCCAAAATCTTTAAAATCTCAGTACTCTCCAGCGCAGAAGAGACATCAGATTCAGGCAGAGTTATCACAGCAACGACAATGTTATGCGCCGTGATAGATCCGGTGTTCTTGACGGTCATGTATGTGTCGATGGAAGAGATGCTTTGATTTTCAGCACCAACATCGAGTATGTGCAGGTGCGTATCACCTTCGCTGAGAGATGAATCGGTGCATCCTCCCGTTAAAACAACCGCGATGAGAGAAACAAATACCAGAACCAATGAATGTATTTTCATATCCATTTTAAAAGGCCTCGTTATCTAAAAAGACACAGAACCGTGCAACATTCTGAAGGATAAGTATTTTGATATGGGATTCGTGAAATGTTGGC
Proteins encoded in this window:
- a CDS encoding NAD(P)H-dependent oxidoreductase → MFISVILAHPHRGSFNHAIAETVVAALRECGHAVAFHDLYAETFDPVLPYDEIARDAPLPPFIAAHCAEIAVADGLVVVHPDWWGMPPSILKGWIDRVLRPGVAYRFGEGDNGEGISVGLLKAKTALVFNTSNTPKQRELAIFGDPLQRLWKDCICTFCGIPIFHRRMFDVMVASTEEQRKSWLGDVRALTCETFPPDSA
- a CDS encoding pyridoxamine 5'-phosphate oxidase family protein; translated protein: MDFSDCVKFANENPVTYIATIDGDQPRVRAFAMWFANESGFYYHTGTLKKIWQQLTKNPKI